A region of Lycium barbarum isolate Lr01 chromosome 3, ASM1917538v2, whole genome shotgun sequence DNA encodes the following proteins:
- the LOC132632662 gene encoding ABC transporter A family member 2-like: MQVQMQRGYPLVKQQYKALLKKNYLVAWRNKTATFLQLFSSLFFIFLLFCIQKAKEASYYSSSSTYKNVQDPELLVSLPIPPCEDKNFIHLPCYDFVWSGSQSPRIRQIVSGMMANNPGRPIPSSKVLSFETQDEVDEWFFKNPMRCPGALHFAERNASIISYGIQTNSTSVAKRGIYEDPTFKFQIPLQLAAEREIARSLIGDPNFSWVVSFKEFAHPALEFRSALGSLGRTFFLAVTMFGFVFQINALITEKELKLRQAMTMMGLYDTAYWLSWLTWEGFMTILSTLLTILFGMMFQFNFFLNNSFAVVFLLFFLFQLNMIGFAFMMSAFISKSSSSTIIGFLIFVAGYMTQLVTASGFPYSEEYSKTDRILWSLFPPNLLAQGLHLLSNATAIPEDPGVSWSGRTKCAFNDADCVLTMNEIYIWLVSTFFLWFVLAIYLDNIIPNISGVRKSMLYFLNPSYWTGKGGNTVKEGDICSCTCSVPSLDSIIPDDEDVLEEENIVKQQATQDQVDSDVAVQVRGLVKIYPGTTKACCCICKKRSPYLALKSIWVNLVKDQLFCLLGPNGAGKTTAINCLTGITPVTAGDALIYGQSISSSASMSNIRRMIGVCPQFDILWDALSGQEHLHLFASIKGLPPSLVKEVVEKSLAEVKLTDAARMRSGSYSGGMKRRLSVSIALIGEPKLVILDEPTSGMDPITRRHVWDIIEGAKKGRAIILTTHSMEEADILSDRIGIMAKGRLRCIGTSIRLKSKFGTGFIADVSFSGGTNGTPEREHTLSTSQPEAVKQFFKSRLDVVPKEENKSFLTFVIPHDKEKLLTDFFAELQDREKEFDISDIQLGLTTLEEVFLNIAKQAELEDVAEGRFVTLSLNTGLSLQIPIGARFVKIPGTETAENPIGTMVEVYWEQDESGTLCISGHSQNMPIPAHVQLRDPSIATSSRNFLRRREEIHGTVIDPAQIIGASS, from the exons ATGCAAGTGCAAATGCAGAGGGGATACCCTTTGGTAAAACAGCAGTACAAAGCATTACTAAAGAAGAACTATTTAGTAGCATGGCGAAACAAGACGGCCACATTCCTTCAACTTTTTTCATCCCTCTTTTTCATCTTCCTTCTTTTCTGTATCCAAAAAGCTAAAGAAGCCAGCTACTACTCTTCTTCCTCTACGTACAAGAACGTGCAGGACCCAGAACTACTGGTGTCGCTGCCAATCCCGCCTTGTGAGGACAAGAACTTCATCCATCTCCCCTGCTATGACTTTGTTTGGAGTGGTTCTCAGAGTCCAAGAATTAGGCAGATTGTGAGCGGAATGATGGCCAACAATCCTGGCAGACCCATCCCTTCCTCTAAG GTTCTGTCATTTGAAACACAAGATGAAGTGGACGAATGGTTTTTCAAGAACCCTATGCGTTGTCCTGGAGCCCTCCACTTTGCTGAAAGGAATGCTAGCATAATCAGTTATGGTATACAGACCAACTCCACTTCCGTTGCAAAACGAGGTATCTATGAAGATCCAACTTTTAAGTTCCAAATCCCACTTCAACTGGCTGCTGAACGTGAAATTGCAAGATCTCTCATTGGAG ATCCAAATTTCAGTTGGGTTGTCAGTTTCAAAGAATTTGCACATCCTGCTTTAGAATTTCGCTCTGCCTTGGGTTCACTTGGGCGTACCTTTTTTCTGGCTGTTACTATGTTTGGCTTTGTCTTCCAAATCAATGCTTTGATCACTGAAAAGGAACTCAAACTCCGACAG GCAATGACTATGATGGGGCTCTACGATACTGCCTATTGGTTGTCATGGTTAACTTGGGAGGGATTCATGACAATTCTTTCTACTCTTCTCACAATTCTCTTCGGGATGATGTTTCAGTTTAATTTTTTCTTGAACAACAGCTTTGCTGTCGTGTTTCTTCTATTTTTCCTCTTCCAACTTAATATG ATTGGTTTTGCGTTCATGATGTCTGCTTTTATTAGCAAGTCATCTTCGTCAACAATTATTGGTTTCTTAATCTTCGTTGCCGGTTACATGACTCAG cTTGTAACAGCATCTGGATTTCCCTACAGTGAGGAATATTCCAAGACTGATAGGATCCTTTGGTCATTGTTTCCGCCAAATCTTCTTGCTCAAGGCCTTCATTTACTTTCTAATGCAACTGCCATTCCTGAAGATCCTGGTGTCAGCTGGAGTGGGAGGACAAAGTGTGCTTTTAATGATGCAGACTGTGTACTAACTATG AATGAGATTTACATATGGCTCGTGTCAACATTTTTTCTGTGGTTTGTTCTTGCTATTTACTTGGACAACATAATTCCGAATATTTCTGGTGTGAGAAAATCAATGCTATACTTCTTGAATCCTAGCTACTGGACGGGTAAAGGTGGAAATACGGTGAAAG AGGGTGATATCTGTAGCTGCACATGTTCAGTGCCTTCCCTGGATAGTATTATACCAGATGATGAAGATGTTCTTGAAGAAGAAAACATTGTTAAACAGCAAGCTACGCAAGATCAAGTTGATTCTGATGTTGCTGTTCAAGTACGTGGCCTTGTAAAGATATATCCAGGAACAACAAAGGCATGCTGCTGCATTTGCAAAAAGAGATCTCCTTATCTTGCCCTCAAG AGCATATGGGTGAACCTTGTAAAGGATCAGCTATTTTGTCTTCTTGGGCCGAATGGAGCAGGGAAAACTACTGCTATTAATTGCTTAACTGGGATTACACCTGTTACTGCAGGAGATG CACTAATATATGGTCAGTCCATAAGTAGCTCTGCAAGCATGTCAAACATTCGAAGGATGATAGGGGTTTGTCCCCAG TTTGATATTCTTTGGGATGCATTGTCCGGTCAAGAGCATCTGCATCTTTTTGCCAGCATTAAAGGTCTACCCCCTTCTTTAGTAAAAGAG GTTGTAGAGAAGTCACTAGCCGAGGTAAAACTCACAGATGCAGCCAGAATGAGATCTGGTAGTTACAGTGGAGGAATGAAACGACGCCTCAGTGTCTCTATAGCCCTTATTGGTGAACCAAAATTGGTCATTTTGGATGAACCA ACTTCTGGCATGGATCCAATAACTAGAAGACATGTCTGGGACATAATTGAGGGTGCCAAAAAAGGGCGTGCGATCATTCTGACCACTCATTCAATGGAAGAAGCTGACATCTTAAGTGACCGCATTGGTATCATGGCAAAGGGTAGGCTTCGTTGCATTGGAACTTCAATAAGATTGAAATCAAAATTTGGAACCGGTTTCATTGCTGATGTAAGCTTCTCTGGTGGGACAAATGGGACTCCTGAAAGAGAACATACTTTGAGTACATCTCAACCTGAAGCTGTGAAACAGTTTTTTAAAAGT CGTCTGGACGTGGTGCCTAAAGAGGAAAACAAGTCCTTCCTAACCTTTGTTATTCCCCATGACAAGGAGAAGCTGTTGACG GACTTCTTTGCTGAGCTACAAGATAGAGAGAAGGAATTTGACATATCAGATATCCAGCTCGGGCTTACAACTCTTGAAGAAGTTTTTCTGAACATTGCTAAACAAGCAGAACTGGAAGATGTGGCTGAAGGAAGATTTGTGACTCTTAGTTTGAATACAGGGCTCTCACTTCAA ATACCTATAGGAGCGAGATTTGTGAAAATCCCAGGAACAGAAACTGCTGAGAATCCAATTGGCACTATGGTAGAAGTGTATTGGGAACAAGATGAATCTGGTACACTCTGCATTTCAGGTCACTCGCAAAACATGCCAATACCAGCTCATGTTCAACTAAGAGATCCTTCAATAGCCACTTCTAGTAGAAACTTCTTACGAAGACGGGAAGAAATTCATGGAACTGTGATTGATCCTGCACAGATTATAGGTGCAAGTTCATAA